GTAGACGTCGGCCGCCTCGCGGACGAACCCGGCGCAGATCTTGGCCTCGTACTGCTTCTCCAGCTCCTCGGCCATGGACAGAAGCTCGGCCTTGTCGGAGCGGTGGGGACGGAGGGCGTTGTACATGGCCAGGACGCGCTCGTCGGGGATGCGGGTCATCTCGGCGGCACGGCGGAGGTTACGCGCCACGTGGGGCGTTCCGGCCGCCTCGGCCACCTGGGCCTGATACTCCAGGGCCTGAGGGGTGATGCGGAAGTCCTCGAAGGCCACGGCACCGCTCATGACGTTCTCCAGTGTCAGCTCCTCGAACTTCTTGCCCCGGGGGCCGACGAGAAGGTCGGGACGATTGGTGGCCAGAGGATAGTCACCGGCGGTCAGCTTCTTGCCCTCTTTACTCTCCTGAGCGACGGGAGCCGCCTGAGCCGCTCCATTGACGCCCTTGAGAACCTGGCGGACCAGTTCGGCCACCATCTGTTCGTTCAATTCCATTGCCATGGGGGCACCTCCTCCCTAGTGGGTGAACTCCACTTGGACCTCCATGGGAGGCCGCTTGCGATCCAGGTAGCGCATCTCCTTGTTGTGGAGAAGGGCTGCAAGTCCCTGGAAGCGGGGCCGTGCCATGGGATCATTCCGCGTCGCCACGGGAATGGGCTGCTCGCCCTTGGCGTACTTGGCGGCGTTGCGGCCGATGGCCCGGAAGGCACCGGCGTCGAGAAGGGGCGACTGGGGGAAGAGCTCCAGGTTGTTGAGGGGAGCGAGATCCTTCTGGTGGATGATGGCCGTGCCGCGGCAGAGAACGCCGAGGCCGATGCCGGAACCCGAGAGCTTGGCGGCGTAGTGGGACATGAAGGCCACGTCGGCCGTGTGGTAGACGCGGATGACGCGGCAGGTCAGTCCCTCTTCCTCGACGCCGGCCATGATCTGGCGGATGACCTCGCCGTGGGGGACGTCGATGATGGTTCCCTGGAAATGGACGCCGAAACCGGGGGTGACGGCCAGGACGACCTCTTTCGGGTTCGTCCCCTTCGTCGCCTTCTCCTTCTCGGTGATCTTCAGGCCCGACACGGGAGCGGAGGGAGCGGCCGGAGCGGCGCTCTTCTGATCGGCCATGACTTCGGCCATGACCTCAGCGATTACCTTGCGGATCAGCTCTTCGTTCATTCTGTGGCAACCCCCTTCCCCTATACGTCCTCAGGATTGATGGCCCAGGGAATGGCCTTGATCTCTTCCCAGCGCGCATCGCTCATCTGGTAGCCCGTGCCCGGTCCGGCGTAGGTGTTCGGGTCGTTGATGGCGCTCCAGACGTAACCGTCGCTGCCGATCCAGGCCGAGGTCTGGAGGTAGTCGCCGGAGACGTGCTGGCCCATCATCATGACGAGCGACTCGGCCACGTCCTTGAAGCCCCTCTTGGCCAGGGCCTTGATGACGTCGATGGCCGTGAGGTTTTCCTTCATGATGCGCTCCGAGGCCTTGAGGTCTTCGGGGATGTTGCGGGGGGGCATGTCCTTGCTGCCGTTGGCGTAGGTGCCGGCCTCGACCTCTTCGTCGGTGATGGCCGGGAAGCCCAGCTCGTCGTAGACGGCCTGGAGGGCCCGGGCGGCCTTGTTGCGGACGGCGATGACGTCGGCCTCCATGACGGGGCGCAGGCCTCCGTCGACGCGGAAGTCGCGCTGAAGGGCCAGGTAGTCGTCGACGTCTTCGATGTCCCAGTTGGAACCGGCGAACATGTTGTCGTAGTTGGGCGTCCCCGAGTAGCCGGAGAAGATGAGGTCCGTTCCGGCGAACATCTGGGGGATCGTCCGGGCCGTGCGGCGCAGGTCGGAGTGGGAGAAGGTCTGGTCGTTGCCCGAGGCCACTTCCAGGCCGAGGATCATGGTGATGA
The DNA window shown above is from Aminithiophilus ramosus and carries:
- a CDS encoding diol dehydratase small subunit, whose amino-acid sequence is MAMELNEQMVAELVRQVLKGVNGAAQAAPVAQESKEGKKLTAGDYPLATNRPDLLVGPRGKKFEELTLENVMSGAVAFEDFRITPQALEYQAQVAEAAGTPHVARNLRRAAEMTRIPDERVLAMYNALRPHRSDKAELLSMAEELEKQYEAKICAGFVREAADVYERRHLLKGDLPEA
- a CDS encoding propanediol/glycerol family dehydratase medium subunit; translation: MNEELIRKVIAEVMAEVMADQKSAAPAAPSAPVSGLKITEKEKATKGTNPKEVVLAVTPGFGVHFQGTIIDVPHGEVIRQIMAGVEEEGLTCRVIRVYHTADVAFMSHYAAKLSGSGIGLGVLCRGTAIIHQKDLAPLNNLELFPQSPLLDAGAFRAIGRNAAKYAKGEQPIPVATRNDPMARPRFQGLAALLHNKEMRYLDRKRPPMEVQVEFTH